Genomic segment of Chloroflexota bacterium:
CGGTCAGCAAAGCGTCTGTCATCCTGAACGAGCGAGCTTGCGAGCGACGTGAAGGATCTCCCAACCGTGACGGTCAGCGGGTGAGATCCTTCGCTGCGCTCAGGATGACATGGGGAGTTGCGTTTTTTACTCCATCGCAGCGGCGCGCGTCAGCCGGTATGCTTCCACGATCCACGATCCACGATCCACGATCCACGATCCACGACCTCGGAGTTCCCATGAGCACCGATGCCCTGGCCACCGAGCTGCTCGACGCGCTCGACCGCAACGTGCTGATTCAGACGCCCTTCACCGACCGCGATCCCGCCTTCGACAACGCCCAGGCCTACGAGGTCAACGCCGAGCTGTTCCGGCGGCGGGTGGCGCGCGGCGAGCGCCCCGTTGGCCGCAAGATCGGGTTCACCAACCGGACGATCTGGCCGGAGTACGGCGTCTACACCCCGATGTGGGCGCACATGTACGACTCGACCGTCCGCGAGGTCGGGGCCGGGCCGTGCACCCAGCGGATCGGCCGCCTGGCCCAGCCGCGCATCGAGCCGGAGATCCTGTTCCACTTCAGGAGCGCACCGTCCGCCGACGCGTCGGAGCGCGAGCTGCTGGCGAGCATCGACTGGGTCGCCCACAGCATCGAGCTGGTGCAGAGCCACTTTCCAGACTGGAAGTTCAAGGCGGCTGACACGGCAGCGGCGTTCGGGCTGCACGGCGCGCTGATCTACGGGCCGCGGCACCGCATCGCGGATCTCGGCGATCCCGACGCGCTGGTGCAGGCGCTGCGGACGTTCAGGATCACCCTCTCGAAGAACGGCGAGGCCGTGGCGGCGGGGGGAGGCTTCAACGTGCTGGACTCGCCGCTGCTGGCGCTCAAGCACCTGCTGACGGTCCTGCGAGATCAGCCACAGTTCGAGCCGGTCCAGGCTGGCGAGATCGTGACCACCGGCACGCTGACGGCCGCGATGCCGGTCCAGCCGGGAGAGACCTGGAGCACCTCGTTCGACGGCCTCGGCGTGACGCCGCTGACGGTGACCTTCACCACGTAGGAGGGTGTCGCGCGCAGCGTAGGAGGGTGTCGCGCGCAGCGGGTCGGCGGGCAGCCTCGGCGGGGCTGATGAAGATTCACGCGAGGCCCACGCATGCTGCGCTCACCCCAAGGCCCTCACCGCCTGCCCCAGCATCACAGGCCGGCCGCCGACTTCACCGCGTTGAACCCGTTGACCCGCTTGACGTTCGAGCCGCCGTTCGCCGACGACACGTTGTCCGCCGTGCTCTGGATGATCGCCTGCACCTGGGCCGGGCTGGCGTCGCGACGGACGCCGCGGATCAGCGCGGCCTCACCAGCCACCAGCGGCGTCGCGTACGAGGCGCCCGAGCCAATCGCCCACGCGGATGTGCTGACACCGCGCGCCAGAAACCCACATCCTGATCTGAGGAACCGGCTATCCTTGTCAGTGACACCCTGGGATTCGCAGCACGCGGCGCCAGACACGATGCGGTCGTCTCGCCGGCACATAAGGAGGACGCGATGCCTTATCTGGTGGTTCGGAAGACGGATGGCGAGCGCACGGTGATCCCGTATCTGACGCCTGATGCCGCGCGCGAGGGGCTGGCGGGGATGCGCACGTCCCTGGCCGTCGGCGGCTGGAAGGTGGTTGCCGAGGAGCCGAACCGCTCGCTGGTGGCCCGCTCCGGCGACATCCTGGCGACGGTCCAGGTCCGCCACGGCTTCCCGCCGCCCGAGGCCCACATGCCGACCATCGTTCCTCCGCAGACCGTCGCGCCGGCGTCGGCCGCCCCGGCCTGGCTGCGGCATGGGCGGATGCTGGCGGTGGCGGCCGTCGCGCTGGTGCTCTCGATGGGCGCGCTCGGCGGGCTGGGGGCGCAGCAGCTCCAGCAGGCGTTCGCGGCCGACAAGGAGCACGAGTTCAAGGGGTTTGTCGAGGCGATGCCGGCGGACGGCCTGCTCGGCGAGTGGCAGGTCGGCGGGCGCATCGTCCGCGTCACCGATCTGACGGAGATCGATCAGAAGGATGCACGCGTCGCCCTCGGAGCGCGTGTCGAGGTGGAAGGCCGTCTGCTGGCGGATGGCAGCGTCGAGGCCTCGGAGATCGAGGGCGAGTAACCCCCCCGGAGGCCCTCAGCCAGCCCCGGTCCGTCGCCCGAGCGAAGTGAGCGTGCTCACTCCCGTCATCCCGAGCGAAGTGACCGCCTCGGCAGGCTCGGGGCGGGGCTTGCGACCTTTCACCCCGTCATCCCGAGCGACGTGAGCTTGCGAACGCAGTCGAGGGATCCTTCCCCATCGTGGTGGTCGTGCCTCGCGTAGCTTGCCCTGAGCGTGCCGAATGGGGTCGGGATGACAAGGCGGGGATGCTCGTGCCTCAAGGGCGCCTGGCTGCTGACCTCGTCGGGCGATGTGCGGCGGGCGTCCGTCTCGGCTGCGCCCGATCACCAGCTACCTGGCCGTCGCGGTGATCTCCTGCTGGCTGAAGCCGAGGCTGAGCGCGTGGGAGATGGGGCGGCTGAGCAGCCCGTGGATGATGGTGCGGCGCTCGCCGGGGACCTCGGGGACGCCGTTGGCGAGATCGGCCACGAAGACGCCACGGCCGGCCTGCCCCACCAGGATACCGAGATCCTGAAGCTCGGCGCAGGCGCGACGGAGCGAGCGCACGCCACACTGACCGTCGCTCGATTCGATGGATAGGCGTCGCGTGCCAGGAGCGTCACGGCAGGATCAGCAGCGGCTTCGCCTGGTCTTCGCGGGTGATCAGGTCCAGCAGGATCGGGTAGACCAGATCGACGCGCTGCTTCGGGTTGTTCGGGTCGATCAGGTCGTGTTCGAGCTGCTGCGCCTTGTCGAACTCGTAGTACTCGACGCGCCGCAGCCCGCGCGACTGCCAGATCGAGACGAGCTGCCGCGTCAGTTGATTGCTGACGGCCATGTCGTTGGCGTTCGTCACCACCATCAGGTGCTGCGTCGCCGGCCGCTGCCGCACGGCGTCGCGGGCCGTCGCGACGCCGAGCCGCAGCACCTCCCCGAGCGCGCGTGTTGACCAGCCGACGTAGGCGTACGGCATGGCCCGCTCGGTGCGGCGGAAGTGGTGGGTCTCGACGTCTGGCAGGTGCAGCATCAGGTTCATGAAGACCAGTTGCAGCCACTCGCCGTACTGTCCGAACCCGAGTGACGGCGCGATCAGCACCGATTTGGTCACCTCTGGCCGGTGCTGCGAGACCCACGCTCCGACGATCCCGCCAGCCGAGAGGCCCACGAACGTCACGCGCTCGCCCAGGCCGGCGGCGATGTCCACCACCCGGTCCGCGAAGTCGCGCAGCTCCTCGGCGCGCAGGCGTTTCGGCTCGGTGGTCATGCGATCCGCCAGGCCGTGGCGTGGCATGCGCGGCAGCAAGACGTTGCAGCCGCGCGCGTAGAGCAGCTCGGCGAACGGTGCCCACTGCTGCGGACAGTTTGTCAGGCCGTGCACCAGGATGACGGCGTGCTCGGTGCGCCGGCCGTGCAGGAGCCCGCGCGTGCGGCAGACCGGGCTGATCGAGCCGTCGTCCAGGAACTCCATCCGCAGCATGCGTTCGAGGGCGCCGGCGTAGTCAGTGGCGGGGTCCGGGTGAGGTTGGAGGCCGCGCACCTTCCAGCGGCTGAGCCAGGAGAGGCCGGCTGCGCCGCCGACGGTCGCGGCGCCGGCCACGAAGGCGGCGTTCCAGGCCCAGTTGCCCGCCCGGCGGGCTGCCGCGCTGGAGAGCGCGAGCTGCATATCGCTTTCCCTCCACACGCCGACGCTGGCTGTCACAGCATGCCA
This window contains:
- a CDS encoding hydratase, coding for MSTDALATELLDALDRNVLIQTPFTDRDPAFDNAQAYEVNAELFRRRVARGERPVGRKIGFTNRTIWPEYGVYTPMWAHMYDSTVREVGAGPCTQRIGRLAQPRIEPEILFHFRSAPSADASERELLASIDWVAHSIELVQSHFPDWKFKAADTAAAFGLHGALIYGPRHRIADLGDPDALVQALRTFRITLSKNGEAVAAGGGFNVLDSPLLALKHLLTVLRDQPQFEPVQAGEIVTTGTLTAAMPVQPGETWSTSFDGLGVTPLTVTFTT
- a CDS encoding S8 family serine peptidase, producing the protein MPQPGRGGRRRRDGLRRNDGRHVGLGRREAVADLDRRQDVAGAGHQRAVRLLGNHLPAADGQGRAHPRQPLARGIRRQIRDHRALAIRLPNHQIRHRVLLMCRRDDRIVSGAACCESQGVTDKDSRFLRSGCGFLARGVSTSAWAIGSGASYATPLVAGEAALIRGVRRDASPAQVQAIIQSTADNVSSANGGSNVKRVNGFNAVKSAAGL
- a CDS encoding alpha/beta fold hydrolase → MQLALSSAAARRAGNWAWNAAFVAGAATVGGAAGLSWLSRWKVRGLQPHPDPATDYAGALERMLRMEFLDDGSISPVCRTRGLLHGRRTEHAVILVHGLTNCPQQWAPFAELLYARGCNVLLPRMPRHGLADRMTTEPKRLRAEELRDFADRVVDIAAGLGERVTFVGLSAGGIVGAWVSQHRPEVTKSVLIAPSLGFGQYGEWLQLVFMNLMLHLPDVETHHFRRTERAMPYAYVGWSTRALGEVLRLGVATARDAVRQRPATQHLMVVTNANDMAVSNQLTRQLVSIWQSRGLRRVEYYEFDKAQQLEHDLIDPNNPKQRVDLVYPILLDLITREDQAKPLLILP